The Salegentibacter mishustinae genome includes a window with the following:
- a CDS encoding flavodoxin, translated as MKIVQSNKLFGLFVIVFMIIGIQSNAQEKIAVVYLSRTENTEAVAKLIQEKVGGNLIALEKQDPYPENYQEIVAQVDRENEEGYLPPLKTKIENLKDYDILFVGFPTWDMQMPPPMKSFLTENDLSGKTVIPFNTNAGFGVGQGFDQLRELCPDSKILKGFSVEGGYEKKGVLLAIKGERKEKVEDQVITWLTSIGLLEKS; from the coding sequence ATGAAAATTGTTCAATCAAATAAACTCTTTGGTCTATTTGTAATCGTCTTTATGATTATTGGTATTCAATCTAATGCCCAGGAAAAAATCGCCGTTGTTTATTTATCGAGAACAGAAAATACAGAAGCTGTAGCTAAGCTTATTCAGGAAAAAGTTGGGGGTAATTTAATTGCCTTGGAAAAGCAAGATCCATACCCGGAGAATTATCAGGAAATAGTTGCTCAGGTAGACAGGGAAAATGAAGAAGGATACCTACCTCCTTTGAAAACTAAAATTGAAAACCTTAAAGACTATGATATTTTATTTGTTGGTTTCCCTACCTGGGATATGCAAATGCCGCCTCCCATGAAGAGCTTTTTAACTGAAAATGATCTGAGCGGTAAAACTGTAATCCCCTTCAATACCAATGCAGGTTTTGGGGTAGGTCAGGGATTTGACCAGTTAAGAGAATTATGTCCAGATAGTAAGATCCTGAAAGGCTTTTCGGTAGAAGGAGGATATGAAAAGAAAGGGGTTTTACTGGCGATCAAAGGAGAACGCAAGGAGAAGGTCGAAGATCAGGTTATAACCTGGTTAACCAGCATCGGGTTATTAGAAAAATCATAG
- a CDS encoding cupin domain-containing protein has translation MKNLITVLLFIVPICVFAQEESYSVSSYLEEGTKAPNTHYLGEAWLNGLLEVEGDLNFHITKATFKANSTLDWHKHASTQVLIYVEGEGYYQERGKAPVILKAGNVIKCEKETEHWHSSTKDSDVTYLAVYGGEQPTTWTEVLTQEYYDKVAEKLKK, from the coding sequence ATGAAAAATCTAATCACAGTATTATTATTTATTGTTCCAATATGTGTTTTTGCTCAGGAGGAATCTTATTCAGTCTCATCATATCTGGAGGAAGGCACCAAAGCTCCTAATACCCATTATTTAGGAGAGGCCTGGTTAAATGGATTGCTGGAGGTTGAGGGAGATTTAAATTTTCATATCACCAAGGCCACTTTCAAAGCAAATTCTACTCTGGACTGGCATAAACATGCCTCTACCCAGGTGTTGATTTATGTTGAAGGCGAAGGCTACTATCAGGAAAGAGGAAAAGCCCCTGTTATCCTAAAAGCTGGTAACGTGATAAAATGTGAAAAGGAAACAGAGCATTGGCATTCATCCACCAAAGACAGTGATGTAACTTATCTGGCTGTGTATGGAGGAGAACAACCCACTACCTGGACCGAGGTACTCACCCAGGAGTATTATGATAAGGTAGCGGAAAAGCTGAAAAAATAA